In the genome of Tropicibacter oceani, one region contains:
- a CDS encoding ABC transporter substrate-binding protein codes for MKRIVTTAIAGVMALGAGMAQAADEVTLQLKWVTQAQFAGYYVALDKGFYEEEDLAVTIKPGGPDIAPAQVIAGGGADVVLDWMPSALASREKGLPLVNIAQPFKASGMMLTCRKDTGITSPEDFKGKTLGVWFFGNEYPFLSWMSKLGIPTDGSEGGVTVLKQGFNVDPLLQEQAACISTMTYNEYWQVIDAGLTADDLVTFKYEDMGVATLEDGMYVLEDNLADPAFKDKMVRFVRASMKGWKYAEENPDEAADIVLENDATGAQTEEHQQRMMREVAKLTAGSNGALDVADYERTVQTLLEGGSDPVITMTPEGAYTLEITDAALN; via the coding sequence GCCGGAATGGCGCAGGCGGCGGACGAGGTGACGCTGCAGCTCAAGTGGGTCACGCAGGCGCAATTCGCGGGCTACTACGTGGCGCTGGACAAAGGCTTTTACGAAGAAGAAGACCTTGCCGTGACCATCAAGCCGGGTGGCCCCGACATTGCCCCCGCTCAGGTCATCGCGGGCGGCGGCGCCGATGTGGTGCTGGACTGGATGCCCTCGGCGCTGGCCTCGCGCGAAAAGGGCCTGCCGCTGGTCAACATCGCCCAGCCGTTCAAGGCCTCGGGCATGATGCTGACCTGCCGCAAGGACACCGGCATCACCAGCCCCGAGGATTTCAAGGGCAAGACGCTGGGCGTCTGGTTCTTTGGCAACGAATACCCCTTCCTGTCGTGGATGAGCAAGCTGGGCATCCCCACCGATGGCTCCGAGGGCGGCGTGACCGTGCTGAAACAGGGCTTTAACGTCGATCCGCTGTTGCAGGAACAGGCGGCCTGCATTTCCACCATGACGTACAACGAATACTGGCAGGTGATCGACGCGGGCCTGACCGCTGATGATCTGGTGACCTTCAAGTACGAGGACATGGGCGTCGCCACGCTTGAGGACGGCATGTACGTTCTCGAAGACAACCTTGCCGACCCGGCCTTCAAGGACAAGATGGTCCGCTTTGTGCGTGCCTCGATGAAGGGCTGGAAATACGCCGAGGAAAACCCCGATGAAGCCGCTGACATCGTGCTGGAAAACGACGCCACCGGGGCCCAGACCGAAGAGCACCAGCAGCGCATGATGCGCGAAGTGGCCAAGCTGACCGCCGGATCGAACGGCGCGCTGGACGTGGCCGACTACGAACGCACGGTGCAAACCCTGCTTGAAGGCGGGTCGGACCCGGTCATCACCATGACCCCCGAGGGCGCCTATACGCTGGAAATCACCGACGCGGCGCTGAACTAA